The following coding sequences lie in one Oncorhynchus nerka isolate Pitt River linkage group LG14, Oner_Uvic_2.0, whole genome shotgun sequence genomic window:
- the numa1 gene encoding nuclear mitotic apparatus protein 1 isoform X1: MVLHLDKEHALLEWVNHLNVDLPVRRIKDLQDGVLLLKLVYKLRKEEPAKSYLDQHVQERLKVVSDFLQGDCRCSTERGALISWDNISNGLNLEVELSKVLVLLYYHSVINNHVDLNQLEYKFEVELASMLRFVLDNENSLYLSENLENYLRKKPLFSFNSDISSTSSSSLFNDEESPVFRRRKKIGSVQFLDLQTVASSSVSSPLQDVMNTPQFQLKKLQRQLRQERDMRDELEKDLTTSAATLTQRESQICQLQHRIEKLLREQAEQEQEPRDELQELHSKNEGLRTRLHEVLKECQALKTNSSQMERKVDNLTEENGTLSAQMREVIARLASAEAEVDRLTEAQDSAQGEWSSRHCHIQAELNQATAQKECLNEQMLILQSKISSLEDELSKAKMQEKGEVMGPIMEWEQLKQELADATLRHAECECTIARLKGEKEQAATLHAQERTSLQAESQRLQVLVTELQEALSALRADREALELASKEERESLTAQLHTLTAEVASLTQTVQQREQEVKALGEEVQQECIQRGELNLAMERQERKAREEIQELTSHVDTMGDSLRRAEEEVQVREKQLTKQQQESALQREVLQEEMAASEKVLKELKEQEEAVREEATRLHQEITTHATNLCSLRQEHTALQEQLARQQEEISLEKEAQSEAHREKEAVREELSRLQEELRSLGEQMAQLEEAQREKECLLLQSTENIETLQTERATASSLAEAKDLELSSLREEVRAREEQLAMQQEEYRLQQEELREELATQENEINNMRERLAGLMDQISLLKELCQEGKNMEALREEHTAQLEQLRIVKEQVEEVQERNEETSAALREKESSLREKEESLQRLEEELQSTTSLASQRRQEELTSLKEEVISQQEEVERRRAAEALSVEEARQLAREQDSKRMELEESVSALQQQLDSAIQDNDRKRQKCERLEQDLEHRGTLVEELRQQEDSARLEATRLRQEISTHVSHLEVVQRGKEELARQQEELRGEVSLHQQRASELQQCLEVQEVAMRVLKEQTESTREEATVKMEAIQAQLEVVSSLAAAKGLQLSTLREEATTLQEQLAKREQEISLQKEVLQEAHMEKESVEALRAELARQQEELREELIRQQQRAQSLEQSLEEQQEALKELTVKEERAREEATLKMVALQAAKDLELSTLRQEATQLRQEISTYVSRLEEVQRGKEEQEGNAREETTVKMEALQAQLEVVLSLAAAKDLQLSTLRDEASLLCQENAKRVSDLKDVQSEKIRMESLLSEEHRALQEELAKEQEELRGEVSLHQQRAAELQQSLEEKQEALRELKEQLVQQQEDSSLQKVLQEAQAATLQEEAVDALRGEVTLHQQRAAELQQSLEHQEAALREQEAKSTEEATLKMEALQAAKDLQLSTLTEKATTLQQQLGKRELEISLQKEVLQEAHMEKESVEALREELARQQEELIRQQQRAQSLEQSLEEQQEALKELTVKEERAREEATLKIVALQAAKDLELSTLRQEATQLRQEISTHVSCLEEVQRGKEEQEGNAREEATVKMEALQAQLEVVLSLATAKDLQLSTLRDEATALQEQLAKREKEISLQKEVLQEAHMEKESVEVLREELARQQEELREELIRQQQRAQSLEQSLEEQQEALKKLTVKEERAREEATLKMVALQAAKDLELSTLRQEVTQLRQEISTYVSRLEEVQREGPLREEHTALQVQLAKQQEEGQAAGQVEKELMEQFSVLQQEKEALLTRVLQAEQNQSELEGSMAELRAQAESTESGQRQQLDALLLEKERLTEGNQVLEMKCSAAQRLEAVLQEELALLREQMEGTEWEKQVRDLREQLAANTEVVEHYKTQVEKAKSHYSGKKQQLVESQEQVTELQRSLEVREHEVNAVTTEMKLLQKELEKARSKEKSLGSKINTLEAQLAFADRHLREQSQVRPERGPGRIEKMRGGRESVYLKVPQSQTHQEISGDSLDLSLDDSLNTTTRPMEPDESSTPLVRSSERVAAKRRALGGDSLETLYFTPMNNRQINRTSTERRLQSSITSLGELALDSARKRPPTSSARRRRTTQVINITMSKTTPGRRGAGEDSDNETFYSLASVHSHPNITGRTHTARPVSMEIFHTPGKPAVALSDQLLSLPGYRRSTVHVAAPQSTGQFCVGAENEPDHAADDWLRIAELQARNQSCLPHLKSSYPLESRPSLGPSFEFTDDDLRMGDPTETIRRASVMPGQIQESLSSHRLSLHPGPADSTTATRPAYGSHRLSLMPPKPKASSTLNHQNTHNLRGSNLSLKRSAKDQEPDTPEAKRMATSCFPRPLTPKGGRFGSSNNRQPLSPAERRQSMVFSIDNTPHKAASKSGFLQRGMSKIRSSTRKSPGNKSSRVPQSGDGKSPRSGAGSVKSPQPGGKAQRKSPQPGGKAQRKSPRTNSSKSPKNPTSARKEPEELVGKPIHLSR; the protein is encoded by the exons ATGGTGCTTCACCTTGATAAAGAGCATGCACTGTTGGAATGG GTTAACCACCTGAATGTGGACCTCCCGGTGCGGCGCATCAAGGATTTACAGGATGGCGTTTTGTTGTTGAAGCTCGTCTATAAACT GAGAAAGGAAGAGCCAGCTAAGTCCTATTTGGACCAGCATGTCCAGGAGAGGCTGAAAGTGGTCTCTGACTTCCTGCAAG GTGACTGTAGGTGCAGCACAGAACGGGGAGCTCTCATCTCCTGGGACAACATCAGCAATGGCCTAAACCTGGAGGTGGAGTTATCCAAG GTGCTTGTGCTCCTGTACTACCATAGTGTGATCAACAACCATGTTGACCTGAACCAACTGGAATATAAGTTTGAG GTTGAGCTTGCCTCCATGCTCCGCTTTGTTTTGGACAATGAGAATAGCCTCTACTTGAGTGAGAACTTGGAGAACTATCTAAGGAAGAAGC CCCTGTTTAGTTTCAACAGTGACATCTCCAGTACCTCCTCATCCTCCTTGTTCAACGATGAGGAGTCCCCGGTTTTCCGGCGCAGAAAGAAGATCGGTTCAGTTCAGTTTCTGGACCTACAAACTGTTGCGTCCTCGTCTGTCAG TTCTCCCCTGCAGGATGTGATGAACACTCCTCAGTTCCAGCTGAAGAAGCTGCAGAGGCAGCTGCgtcaggagagagacatgagggatgagTTGGAGAAAGACCTGACCACCAGCGCCGCCACCCTCACCCAGAGAG AGAGTCAGATCTGTCAGTTGCAGCACCGTATTGAGAAGCTGCTGAGGGAACAGGCTGAGCAGGAGCAGGAGCCCCGGGATGAGCTACAAGAACTGCACAGCAAGAACGAGgg GCTGCGGACTCGTCTCCATGAGGTGCTGAAGGAGTGCCAAGCGTTAAAGACTAACTCATCTCAGATGGAACGGAAGGTGGATAACCTGACAGAGGAGAATGGCACCCTTTCTGCCCAG atgcgTGAAGTGATTGCTCGGTTGGCGAGTGCTGAGGCTGAGGTGGACAGGCTGACTGAGGCCCAGGACTCTGCTCAGGGGGAGTGGAGCAGCAGACACTGCCACATTCAGGCTGAACTCAACCAGGCCACTGCTCAGAAG GAGTGTCTGAATGAACAGATGCTGATCCTGCAGAGCAAGATCTCCTCTCTAGAGGACGAGCTGAGTAAAGCCAAAATGCAGGAAAAAGGAGAGGTTATGGGCCCTATCATGGAG TGGGAGCAGCTGAAACAGGAGCTGGCTGATGCCACCCTCAGGCACGCAGAGTGTGAGTGCACTATTGCCCGTCTGAAGGGGGAGAAGGAGCAGGCTGCCACCCTGCATGCCCAGGAGAGGACCTCGCTACAGGCAGAGAGCCAGAGACTGCAGGTCCTGGTGACTGAGCTCCAGGAAGCCCTGAGTGCTCTGCGGGCTGACAGAGAGGCTCTGGAGCTGGCCTCCAAGGAGGAGAGGGAGTCCCTGACTGCCCAGCTCCACACCCTGACTGCTGAGGTGGCCAGCCTTACCCAGACTGTACAACAAAGGGAGCAGGAGGTGAAGGCGCTGGGGGAGGAGGTGCAGCAGGAGTGCATTCAGAGAGGGGAGCTGAACCTGGCTATGGAGCGGCAGGAGAGGAAGGCCAGAGAGGAGATCCAGGAGCTGACCAGCCACGTGGACACCATGGGTGACTCTTTGAGGAGGGCTGAGGAGGAGGTGCAGGTCAGGGAGAAGCAGCTTAccaagcagcagcaggagagtgCTCTACAGAGGGAGGTCCTACAGGAGGAGATGGCTGCATCTGAGAAGGTGTTAAAAGAGctgaaggagcaggaggaggccGTTAGAGAGGAGGCCACTCGACTGCACCAGGAGATAACTACACATGCTACGAACCTCTGCAGCCTGAGGCAGGAGCACACTGCTCTGCAGGAACAATTGGCTAGGCAGCAAGAGGAGATCTCCCTAGAAAAGGAGGCGCAGTCCGAAGCCCACAGGGAGAAGGAAGCGGTGAGGGAGGAGCTCTCTCGACTCCAGGAGGAGCTGAGGAGCCTGGGGGAACAGATGGCCCAGCTGGAGGAGGCTCAGAGGGAGAAGGAGTGTCTCCTCCTCCAGTCCACAGAGAACATAGAGAccctccagacagagagagccacTGCCTCGTCCCTCGCTGAAGCCAAAGACCTGGAGCTCAGCAGcctgagagaggaggtgagggccagGGAGGAGCAGCTAGCCATGCAACAAGAGGAGTACCGCTTACAGCAGGAGGAGCTACGGGAGGAGCTTGCCACTCAGGAGAATGAAATCAATAACATGAGAGAGCGGCTCGCTGGCCTGATGGACCAGATCTCTCTGCTGAAGGAGTTGTGTCAGGAGGGCAAAAACATGGAGGCCCTGAGAGAAGAGCACACTGCCCAGCTGGAGCAGCTGCGGATAGTGAAGGAGCAGGTCGAAGAGGTccaggagaggaatgaggagaccTCGGCAGCTCTCAGGGAGAAGGAGTCGTCTctcagggagaaggaggagagccTCCAGAGGCTGGAGGAGGAGCTACAGTCCACCACCTCTCTGGCCTCCCAGAGACGACAGGAAGAACTGACCTCACTCAAGGAGGAAGTCATCTCgcagcaggaggaggtggagaggaggcgtGCTGCAGAGGCCCTGTCAGTTGAGGAGGCGAGGCAGTTGGCTAGGGAACAGGACTCTAAACGTATGGAACTGGAGGAGAGCGTGTCAGCCCTACAGCAGCAGCTGGACTCAGCCATCCAGGACAATGATAGGAAGAGACAGAAGTGTGAGAGGCTGGAGCAGGACCTGGAGCACAGAGGAACACTGGTGGAAGAGCTGAGGCAGCAGGAGGATAGCGCCAGACTGGAGGCCACTCGACTCCGCCAGGAGATCTCTACACATGTCAGCCATCTGGAGGTCGtgcagagggggaaggaggagctAGCCAGGCAGCAGGAGGAGCTGAGAGGGGAGGTGTCCCTTCATCAGCAGAGAGCTTCAGAGCTCCAGCAGTGCCTGGAGGTGCAGGAGGTTGCTATGAGAGTGTTAAAGGAGCAGACTGAGAGCACCAGAGAGGAGGCCACTGTGAAGATGGAGGCCATACAGGCTCAGCTGGAGGTAGTGTCTTCTCTGGCTGCAGCTAAAGGCCTGCAGCTCAGCACTCTGAGAGAGGAGGCCACTACCTTACAGGAGCAGCTAGCTAAGAGAGAGCAGGAGATCTCCCTTCAGAAGGAGGTGCTGCAGGAGGCCCACATGGAGAAGGAGTCAGTGGAGGCACTGAGAGCGGAGCTGGCCAGGCAACAGgaggagctgagagaggagtTAATCCGCCAGCAGCAGCGAGCTCAGTCCTTAGAACAGAGCCTGGAGGAGCAGCAGGAGGCCCTGAAAGAGCTGAccgtgaaggaggagagagccagagaggaggCCACTCTGAAGATGGTGGCCCTCCAAGCAGCTAAGGACTTGGAGCTCAGCACCCTGAGACAGGAGGCTACACAACTCCGCCAGGAGATCTCCACATATGTCAGCCGTCTGGAGGAGGtgcagagggggaaggaggagcaggagggaaACGCAAGAGAGGAGACAACTGTGAAGATGGAGGCCCTACAGGCTCAGCTGGAGGTAGTGTTGTCTCTGGCTGCAGCTAAAGACTTGCAGCTCAGCACTCTGAGAGACGAGGCCTCTCTACtctgccaggagaacgctaaaCGAGTATCTGATCTAAAGGACGTGCAGTCAGAGAAGATTCGGATGGAGAGCCTGTTGAGCGAGGAGCACAGAGCCTTACAGGAGGAGCTGGCCAAGGAGCAGGAGGAGCTGAGGGGCGAGGTGTCCCTCCACCAGCAGAGAGCTGCAGAGCTCCAGCAGAGCCTGGAGGAGAAGCAGGAGGCCCTTagagagctgaaggagcagcTTGTCCAGCAGCAGGAGGACAGCTCCCTACAGAAGGTCTTGCAGGAGGCCCAGGCTGCAACTCTCCAGGAGGAGGCGGTAGACGCTCTGAGGGGGGAGGTGACCCTCCACCAGCAGAGAGCTGCAGAGCTCCAGCAGAGCCTGGAGCACCAGGAGGCTGCCTTGCGGGAGCAGGAGGCGAAGAGCACAGAGGAGGCCACTCTGAAGATGGAGGCCCTCCAAGCAGCTAAAGACCTGCAGCTCAGCACTCTGACAGAGAAGGCCACTACCTTACAGCAGCAGCTAGGTAAGAGGGAGCTGGAGATCTCCCTTCAGAAGGAGGTGCTGCAGGAGGCCCACATGGAGAAGGAGTCAGTGGAGGCACTGAGAGAGGAGCTGGCCAGGCAACAGGAGGAGTTAATCCGCCAGCAGCAGCGAGCTCAGTCCTTAGAACAGAGCCTGGAGGAGCAGCAGGAGGCCCTGAAAGAGCTGAccgtgaaggaggagagagccagagaggaggCCACTCTGAAGATTGTGGCCCTCCAAGCAGCTAAGGACTTGGAGCTCAGCACCCTGAGACAGGAGGCTACACAACTCCGCCAGGAGATCTCCACACATGTCAGCTGTCTGGAGGAGGtgcagagggggaaggaggagcaggagggaaACGCAAGAGAGGAGGCCACTGTGAAGATGGAGGCCCTACAGGCTCAGCTGGAGGTAGTGTTGTCTCTGGCTACAGCTAAAGACCTGCAGCTCAGCACTCTGAGAGACGAGGCCACTGCCTTACAGGAGCAGCTAgctaagagagagaaggagatctcCCTTCAGAAGGAGGTGCTGCAGGAGGCCCACATGGAGAAGGAGTCAGTGGAGGTACTGAGAGAGGAGCTGGCCAGGCAACAGgaggagctgagagaggagtTAATCCGCCAGCAGCAGCGAGCTCAGTCCTTAGAACAGAGCCTGGAGGAGCAGCAGGAGGCCCTGAAAAAGCTGAccgtgaaggaggagagagccagagaggaggCCACTCTGAAGATGGTGGCCCTCCAAGCAGCTAAGGACTTGGAGCTCAGCACCCTGAGACAGGAAGTTACACAACTCCGCCAGGAGATCTCCACATATGTCAGCCGTCTGGAGGAGGTGCAGAGGGAGGGCCCCCTGAGAGAGGAGCACACTGCCTTACAGGTGCAGCTGGCCAAGCAGCAGGAGGAAGGGCAGGCAGCAGGCCAGGTGGAGAAGGAGTTGATGGAGCAGTTCTCTGTGCTCCAGCAAGAGAAGGAGGCTCTGTTAACCCGGGTCCTCCAGGCAGAGCAGAACCAGAGCGAGCTGGAAGGGAGCATGGCTGAGCTGCGAGCCCAGGCAGAGAGCACAGAAAGTGGCCAGAGACAACAGCTGGATGCCCTGCTCCTGGAGAAGGAGAGGCTGACTGAGGGTAACCAGGTCCTGGAGATGAAATGTAGCGCCGCCCAGAGGCTGGAGGCTGTACTGCAGGAGGAACTGGCCTTGCTGAGAGAACAGATGGAGGGAACAGAGTGGGAGAAGCAGGTCAGAGATCTACGGGAACAACTTGCTGCCAACACTGAGGTAGTGGAACACTACAAAACACAG GTTGAGAAGGCCAAGAGCCACTACTCGGGGAAGAAGCAGCAGCTTGTGGAGTCTCAGGAGCAGGTGACGGAGCTGCAGCGCAGCCTAGAGGTCAGAGAGCATGAGGTCAACGCTGTTACCACAGAGATGAAGCTGCTGCAGAAGGAGCTGGAGAAGGCCAGGAGCAAAGAGAAGAGCCTCGGCTCCAAGATCAACACTCTGGAAGCACAG cTTGCGTTTGCTGATCGTCACCTTCGGGAGCAGAGCCAGGTTCGACCTGAGAGGGGACCAGGCAGGATCGAGAAgatgagagggggtagagagagtgtCTACCTGAAAGTCCCCCAGAGCCAGACTCACCAGGAGATCAGTGGCGACAGCCTGGACCTGAGCCTGGACGACTCCCTCAACACAACCAC gaggccaATGGAGCCTGACGAGTCCAGTACTCCCCTGGTGCGTAGCTCGGAGCGCGTAGCTGCTAAACGGCGTGCTCTGGGAGGGGACTCACTGGAGACCCTCTACTTCACCCCCATGAATAACCGTCAGATCAACAG GACCAGTACTGAGCGCCGGCTGCAGAGCAGCATCACATCTCTGGGAGAGCTGGCTCTGGACTCAGCCAGGAAGAGACCACCCACCTCCTCAGCTAGACGCCGAAGGACCACCCAGGTCATCAACATCACCATGAGCAAG ACGACCCCTGGTCgcagaggagcaggagaggataGTGACAACGAGACGTTCTACAGCCTGGCCTCCGTCCACTCCCATCCCAACATCACCGGAAGAACACACACTGCACGACCTGTCTCCATGGAGATCTTCCACACACCCGGAAAACCTGCCGTTGCCTTGAGCGATCAGCTCCTCAGTCTCCCTGGTTACCGTCGAAGCACCGTCCACGTTGCAGCTCCACAGA GTACGGGCCAGTTCTGTGTAGGGGCAGAGAATGAGCCTGACCATGCTGCTGATGACTGGCTACGCATCGCTGAGCTGCAGGCCAGAAACCAGTCCTGTCTGCCTCACCTAAAGAGCAGCTATCCTCTGGAGTCCAGG CCCAGCCTGGGACCGTCCTTTGAGTTCACCGACGATGACCTGCGCATGGGCGACCCCACGGAGACCATCCGTAGAGCCTCTGTGATGCCCGGACAGATTCAGGAGTCTCTGTCATCCCACCGCCTCTCACTCCACCCGGGACCGGCCGACAGCACCACGGCCACCAGGCCAGCCTACGGCTCTCACCGCCTCTCACTGATGCCCCCCAAACCTAAAGCCAGCAGCACCCTGAACCACCAGAACACGCACAACCTCAGGGGGAGCAACCTGTCACTCAAACGCTCAGCCAAAGACCAGGAACCAGACACACCTGAG GCTAAGAGGATGGCAACCAGCTGTTTCCCGCGCCCTCTTACCCCTAAAGGAGGTCGTTTCGGCTCATCCAACAACCGCCAGCCTCTTAGCCCT GCTGAGCGGAGACAGTCCATGGTGTTCTCCATTGACAACACGCCTCATAAGGCAGCTTCCAAGAGCGGCTTCCTACAGAGAGGCATGAGTAAGATTCGCAGCTCCACCCGTAAATCCCCAGGGAACAAAAGCTCCCGTGTCCCGCAGTCCGGAGATGGGAAGTCTCCCCGCAGTGGAGCCGGGAGTGTGAAGTCCCCTCAGCCGGGAGGGAAGGCACAGAGGAAGTCCCCTCAGCCGGGAGGGAAAGCACAGAGGAAGTCCCCACGGACCAACAGCAGCAAGTCTCCAAAGAACCCTACCAGCGCACGCAAG GAACCTGAAGAGTTGGTTGGAAAGCCCATTCATCTGAGCAG atgA